A genome region from Deinococcus arcticus includes the following:
- a CDS encoding transposase, giving the protein VIYGCRMQIVVTRSVAGDLVCLATDLHAQDACWMYRLRWSVECTFSSMKSRGFDLERTGMTQQGRLERLFGMVTLAWVWCLRVGVDGAPKCPIPIKAHGRKALSLVTAGWECLAHALRWARPARVTFVNLFTTGFSAPGAPGG; this is encoded by the coding sequence AAGTGATCTACGGGTGCCGCATGCAGATCGTGGTCACCCGGTCAGTGGCTGGCGACTTGGTCTGTCTGGCGACCGATCTGCACGCCCAGGACGCCTGTTGGATGTATCGTCTCCGCTGGTCGGTGGAGTGCACGTTTTCTTCGATGAAATCGCGCGGCTTCGACCTGGAACGGACAGGGATGACCCAGCAGGGTCGCCTTGAGCGGCTGTTTGGCATGGTGACCCTCGCGTGGGTCTGGTGCCTCCGGGTGGGTGTCGATGGAGCGCCTAAGTGCCCGATCCCAATCAAGGCTCATGGCCGCAAGGCGTTGAGCCTGGTCACCGCTGGTTGGGAGTGCCTCGCACACGCACTCCGGTGGGCTCGTCCAGCACGAGTGACCTTTGTCAACCTCTTCACGACTGGTTTTTCAGCTCCTGGCGCCCCTGGAGGCTAA